In Vicia villosa cultivar HV-30 ecotype Madison, WI unplaced genomic scaffold, Vvil1.0 ctg.000637F_1_1, whole genome shotgun sequence, one genomic interval encodes:
- the LOC131630019 gene encoding heat shock 70 kDa protein 4-like, whose translation MARKFAGHAIGIDLGTTYSRVAVWNEQCNRVEIIYNEASFVAFTDDRRLIGDSAKNQAASNLSNTVFDVKKFIGRKYSDPIIQNNLLSWPFGVISSKNDKPMIRVNYKGKEKHLSPEEISSLIFKKMMDIAEAFLKSPVKNAVITVPAYFNDSQLKAVKDAAIIAGLNVMRIINEPTAAALSYGLHKRATWAENRNILIVDLGGGTFDVSLVTFKDDKFEIKAATKTQFGGEDFIDRMVNHFVKEFKINHKIDISRNSRGLRRLRNACERAKNTLSFYFSMTIFVEAMNDGVDFRSSITAAMFEQLNIDLFDNFMDIVKTCLSDAKINNSSVDEVVLVGGSSSIPKIQQLLQNFFKKGKHVFDIIDPDEVVACGAAIQAALLSGGLKNVPKEVHQYLTRL comes from the exons ATGGCCAGAAAATTTGCGGGACATGCAATTGGAATTGACCTTGGTACAACCTACTCACGTGTTGCTGTGTGGAACGAGCAATGCAACAGAGTTGAGATAATCTATAATGAAGCTTCTTTTGTTGCTTTCACTGATGATAGAAGGTTGATTGGTGATTCTGCCAAAAATCAAGCAGCCTCTAATCTATCAAACACTGTATTTG ATGTAAAGAAGTTTATTGGAAGAAAATATAGCGATCCTATAATTCAGAACAATCTACTGTCGTGGCCATTTGGGGTCATTTCTAGTAAAAATGACAAACCCATGATTCGTGTTAATTACAAAGGTAAGGAAAAACACCTTTCTCCGGAAGAAATATCATCTTTGATATTCAAAAAGATGATGGATATTGCAGAGGCATTTTTGAAGTCACCGGTAAAAAATGCAGTGATTACAGTGCCTGCATATTTCAACGATTCTCAGCTAAAAGCCGTCAAAGATGCTGCTATCATTGCTGGCCTCAATGTAATGAGAATAATCAATGAACCAACTGCTGCTGCTCTTTCATATGGTCTTCATAAGAGAGCAACTTGGGCTGAAAATAGAAATATTCTCATAGTTGATCTCGGTGGTGGAACTTTTGATGTGTCTCTCGTCACATTCAAGGATGACAAGTTTGAAATAAAGGCGGCGACCAAGACTCAATTTGGAGGTGAAGATTTTATTGATAGAATGGTGAACCACTTTGTGAAAGAGTTCAAGATAAATCACAAAATAGATATTAGTAGGAACTCAAGAGGGCTTAGGAGGTTGAGAAATGCGTGTGAGAGGGCCAAAAACacgctttctttttattttagtaTGACTATTTTCGTAGAAGCTATGAATGATGGAGTTGATTTCCGTTCATCAATAACGGCTGCTATGTTTGAGCAACTAAACATAGACCTCTTTGATAATTTTATGGATATAGTTAAGACCTGTCTTTCTGATGCGAAGATAAACAACAGCAGTGTTGATGAAGTTGTTCTAGTGGGTGGCTCTTCAAGTATTCCCAAAATTCAGCAGCTATTGCAGAACTTTTTCAAAAAAGGGAAGCATGTTTTTGATATAATCGATCCCGATGAAGTTGTTGCATGTGGTGCAGCTATTCAAGCTGCTTTGTTAAGTGGAGGACTTAAAAATGTTCCAAAAGAAGTGCATCAGTATCTTACAAGGTTGTAG